One window of the Halococcus agarilyticus genome contains the following:
- a CDS encoding branched-chain amino acid ABC transporter permease: protein MPTTPTLASTLLSGLASAQPPAQTGIVDRFVDPFANFVADLLALEPILAQLLVFGLLLGGVYALTALGLTMIFGVMDVINFAHGVFLVVGMYAVWWSTETFGINPFLALPIAVVVLFVLGVLVHVAIIEPIIEAPQQNQLIATLGVLFILQSAIEIVFSPNPKDIPLDVGTLTFGGVFVPLGQFYALLIAVAAMLAVRAFLQYTDLGRAIRGTADNRDGARYVGIDVPRINYLTFGIGAALAGIAGGSIALFQRFDPFTGETYLINAFVIVVLGGLGSFTGAFVGGLFIGLVEVFGSYYLPGTTAQVLIFLLFIATLLLKPEGLFGGSSS, encoded by the coding sequence ATGCCCACGACACCGACACTCGCTTCGACCCTACTGTCTGGACTCGCTTCGGCGCAACCGCCCGCACAGACGGGGATCGTCGATCGGTTCGTCGATCCGTTCGCGAACTTCGTCGCGGATCTGCTCGCGCTCGAACCGATCCTCGCCCAGCTGCTCGTGTTCGGCCTCCTGCTCGGCGGCGTCTACGCGCTGACCGCCCTCGGCCTGACGATGATCTTCGGCGTGATGGACGTCATCAACTTCGCTCACGGCGTCTTCCTCGTCGTCGGGATGTACGCCGTCTGGTGGTCGACGGAGACGTTCGGGATCAACCCGTTCCTCGCCCTCCCGATCGCCGTCGTCGTGCTGTTCGTCCTCGGGGTCCTCGTCCACGTCGCGATCATCGAGCCGATCATCGAGGCCCCCCAGCAGAACCAGCTCATCGCGACGCTCGGCGTGCTGTTCATCCTCCAGTCCGCGATCGAGATCGTCTTCTCGCCGAACCCGAAGGACATCCCGCTCGACGTCGGCACGCTCACCTTCGGCGGCGTGTTCGTCCCGCTCGGCCAGTTCTACGCCCTGCTGATCGCGGTGGCCGCGATGCTCGCGGTCCGGGCGTTCCTCCAGTACACCGACCTCGGCCGGGCGATCCGGGGCACCGCCGACAACCGCGACGGCGCGCGATACGTCGGGATCGACGTCCCTCGGATCAACTACCTCACGTTCGGGATCGGGGCCGCGCTCGCCGGGATCGCCGGCGGGTCGATCGCGCTGTTTCAGCGGTTCGATCCCTTCACCGGTGAGACGTACCTCATCAACGCCTTCGTGATCGTCGTTCTCGGCGGACTCGGATCGTTCACCGGGGCGTTCGTCGGCGGGCTGTTCATCGGGCTCGTCGAGGTGTTCGGTTCGTACTATCTCCCCGGCACCACGGCTCAGGTACTGATCTTCCTGCTGTTCATCGCGACCCTCCTGCTGAAACCCGAGGGGCTGTTCGGGGGGTCGTCGTCGTGA
- a CDS encoding branched-chain amino acid ABC transporter permease, with the protein MSALDSFRQRYASFSERRYAPVVKAIVGFGFLAVLPYVIEIDVMGMELAATLSLQVLVLTLVFAFSAQAWNIMSGYTGQFSFGHAAFFGIGAYATQALAVDMAINPWIGMLVGSVLAGIYGLCVGHLCFRYDLQGHYFALATLAFAELLRFLVVNAGELNGANGYFKPFPRDYGETFGLVAFQFQSDLPYYYVILAFLVIVTVVSWAIKRSWIGLYFFSIREDERAAASLGVPAYRYKMLGVCVSAFFTAWAGAFWSMYFNTIRPSTVFALFLNVELLLPAVVGGPGTLIGPIVGSFVVTPISEIARTTFSDVSGLDRIIYGIFLVVIVIYSPKGVVEWPAMARRRVAAFRDRSRRDGTGTTAETGTAAETTETPEPPETNPDADTQEDD; encoded by the coding sequence GTGAGCGCGCTCGACTCGTTCCGGCAGCGCTACGCGTCGTTCTCCGAGCGGCGGTACGCCCCCGTGGTGAAGGCGATCGTCGGCTTCGGCTTCCTCGCCGTGCTTCCGTACGTGATCGAGATCGACGTGATGGGGATGGAGCTCGCGGCGACGCTCAGCCTCCAGGTGCTCGTCCTCACCCTCGTGTTCGCGTTCTCGGCCCAGGCGTGGAACATCATGTCGGGGTACACCGGCCAGTTCTCCTTCGGTCACGCCGCCTTCTTCGGGATCGGCGCGTACGCGACCCAGGCACTCGCCGTCGACATGGCGATCAACCCGTGGATCGGCATGCTGGTCGGGAGCGTCCTCGCCGGGATCTACGGGCTGTGCGTCGGTCACCTCTGCTTTCGGTACGACCTCCAGGGCCACTACTTCGCCCTCGCGACGCTCGCGTTCGCCGAACTCCTCCGATTTCTGGTCGTCAACGCGGGGGAGCTCAACGGCGCGAACGGCTACTTCAAGCCGTTCCCGCGCGACTACGGCGAGACGTTCGGGCTCGTGGCGTTCCAGTTCCAGAGTGACCTGCCGTACTACTACGTCATCCTCGCCTTCCTCGTGATCGTTACCGTCGTGTCCTGGGCGATCAAGCGCTCGTGGATCGGGCTGTACTTCTTCTCGATCCGGGAGGACGAGCGGGCGGCGGCGAGCCTCGGCGTGCCCGCCTACCGCTACAAGATGCTCGGCGTCTGTGTGAGCGCCTTCTTCACTGCGTGGGCCGGCGCGTTCTGGAGCATGTACTTCAACACGATCCGCCCCTCGACGGTGTTCGCGCTCTTCCTCAACGTCGAGTTGTTGTTGCCCGCTGTCGTCGGGGGTCCGGGAACGCTCATCGGGCCGATCGTCGGCTCGTTCGTCGTCACGCCGATCAGCGAGATCGCCCGGACCACGTTCAGCGACGTCAGCGGTCTCGACCGGATCATCTACGGGATCTTCCTCGTGGTGATCGTGATCTACAGCCCGAAGGGCGTCGTGGAGTGGCCGGCGATGGCGAGGCGGCGCGTGGCCGCCTTCCGCGATCGATCGCGCCGCGACGGGACGGGAACGACCGCCGAGACCGGAACGGCCGCCGAAACGACCGAGACGCCGGAGCCACCCGAAACGAATCCGGACGCCGACACCCAGGAGGACGACTGA
- a CDS encoding MmgE/PrpD family protein, with product MTDNTEHAVREWEAHVHEFLDEPIPDDVHAHAATTVGDVLCAIVAGSTAPGVSAVGANAEFGDGQASVLGTAQTTTPEAAALCNGAAAIAQETDEGHDTGGHVGSGIVAGGLAAAEAADVSGATFVDACARSYEICVRLERAIFAMKDRLNDATPWLLRDPHAAWTTVGPALTAAQCFGASMDELRETFRIAANLAVVSMHDPYEEGPPARNFTAGLSAQAGVSAARTALAGLTGSASAIGVVYDPFESLLPEGEFAEGFASLGERWEITRNYFKPYPSCRYTHPPLDALREAIEANSSENRVDPETVESIEIETFANATDMANPAPESFTAAKFSTPYVLARYLASGDLRLEHFSPTAIADSEVQKLAERVRLVRAERFDEAFPEAWGAAATIGLADGTELSGERSFPRGDHRDPIDESTLRARQRELLAHGLGESDVERATNAIATIDSRPVREVTTALRIETT from the coding sequence ATGACCGACAACACCGAACACGCCGTGCGCGAGTGGGAAGCGCACGTCCACGAGTTCCTCGACGAACCGATCCCCGACGACGTCCACGCTCACGCCGCGACGACCGTCGGCGACGTGCTCTGTGCGATCGTGGCCGGCTCCACGGCCCCCGGCGTCAGTGCGGTCGGGGCGAACGCCGAGTTCGGCGACGGCCAGGCGTCCGTCCTCGGGACCGCCCAAACCACGACGCCCGAGGCCGCCGCACTTTGCAACGGAGCGGCGGCGATCGCTCAGGAGACCGACGAGGGCCACGACACGGGCGGTCACGTCGGGAGCGGGATCGTCGCTGGCGGCCTCGCCGCGGCGGAGGCGGCCGACGTGAGTGGCGCGACGTTCGTCGACGCCTGTGCCCGCTCGTACGAGATCTGTGTTCGGCTCGAACGTGCGATCTTCGCGATGAAGGACCGACTCAACGACGCGACGCCGTGGCTGCTCCGCGATCCCCACGCGGCGTGGACCACAGTCGGCCCGGCGCTGACGGCCGCGCAGTGTTTCGGCGCAAGTATGGACGAACTCCGCGAGACGTTCCGGATCGCGGCGAATCTCGCGGTGGTCTCGATGCACGACCCCTACGAGGAGGGCCCGCCCGCCCGGAACTTCACCGCGGGCTTGTCGGCTCAGGCCGGTGTGAGCGCCGCACGGACCGCCCTCGCCGGGCTGACCGGCTCGGCGAGCGCGATCGGTGTCGTGTACGACCCGTTCGAGTCGTTGCTCCCCGAAGGCGAGTTCGCGGAGGGGTTCGCGTCGCTCGGCGAACGGTGGGAGATCACCCGGAACTACTTCAAGCCGTACCCGTCCTGTCGGTACACCCACCCGCCGCTCGACGCGCTGCGCGAGGCCATCGAGGCGAACAGCTCGGAGAACAGAGTCGATCCCGAAACCGTGGAGTCGATCGAGATCGAGACGTTCGCCAACGCGACCGACATGGCGAACCCCGCCCCGGAGAGCTTCACGGCCGCGAAGTTCTCCACGCCGTACGTCCTCGCGCGCTACCTCGCGAGCGGCGACCTCCGGCTGGAGCATTTCTCGCCGACCGCCATCGCGGATTCCGAGGTACAGAAACTCGCCGAGCGTGTGCGTCTCGTGCGGGCGGAGCGCTTCGACGAGGCGTTCCCCGAAGCGTGGGGTGCGGCCGCGACCATCGGACTCGCGGACGGCACCGAGCTCTCTGGAGAACGTTCGTTCCCCAGAGGCGATCATCGCGATCCGATCGACGAGTCGACGCTGCGGGCGCGACAGCGCGAGCTGCTCGCACATGGACTCGGCGAGAGTGACGTCGAGCGGGCGACGAACGCGATCGCGACCATCGACTCGCGGCCCGTGCGCGAGGTGACGACCGCACTTCGGATCGAGACGACGTAG
- a CDS encoding ABC transporter ATP-binding protein, producing MSTDTPSETTDTDASTTTDHGDDVLLQATDVTKTFDGLVALRDVSLDVRRGEIVGLIGPNGAGKTTLFNCISGVFSPTEGTIHLGEEEITGEAAHRVARSGLSRTFQITRPLEELSVLENVLVGAHIHTRRRGPAEEVAREQLAFVGLDDRAAESAGDLTVGDQKRLELARTLATEPSILLLDEIMAGLTPTETQRMLDLFREIRESGTSILLIEHDMEAIMGVSDRVAVLDNGEAIAFDTPETVANDERVIEAYIGGDVDADGDDGATDDATTTDGEQAGGENDGDA from the coding sequence ATGTCGACCGACACACCCAGCGAAACGACCGACACGGACGCATCGACGACGACCGATCACGGGGACGACGTCCTCCTCCAGGCGACCGACGTCACGAAGACGTTCGACGGCCTGGTCGCGCTTCGAGACGTCTCCCTCGACGTCCGCCGCGGGGAGATCGTGGGGCTGATCGGGCCGAACGGCGCGGGAAAAACGACGCTGTTCAACTGCATCAGCGGCGTGTTCTCGCCGACCGAGGGGACGATCCATCTCGGCGAGGAGGAGATCACGGGCGAGGCCGCCCATCGGGTCGCGCGGAGCGGGCTCTCCCGCACGTTCCAGATCACCCGCCCGCTGGAGGAGCTCTCGGTGCTCGAAAACGTGCTCGTCGGGGCCCACATCCACACGCGCCGCCGGGGGCCCGCGGAGGAGGTCGCGCGCGAACAGCTCGCGTTCGTCGGGCTCGACGACCGCGCCGCGGAGAGCGCGGGCGATCTCACGGTCGGCGACCAGAAGCGCCTCGAACTCGCGCGGACGCTCGCCACGGAGCCGTCGATCCTGCTGCTCGACGAGATCATGGCCGGGCTGACGCCGACCGAAACCCAGCGGATGCTCGATCTCTTCCGCGAGATCCGGGAGTCGGGGACGAGCATCCTCCTCATCGAACACGACATGGAGGCCATCATGGGCGTCAGCGACCGGGTGGCGGTGCTCGACAACGGCGAGGCGATCGCGTTCGACACACCCGAAACGGTCGCGAACGACGAACGGGTCATCGAGGCGTACATCGGCGGCGACGTCGACGCCGACGGCGACGACGGAGCGACGGACGATGCCACGACCACCGACGGGGAGCAGGCGGGAGGTGAGAACGATGGCGATGCTTGA
- a CDS encoding ABC transporter ATP-binding protein, with product MLEIDDLRAGYDGIEVLHGVDLTVDEGEIVALVGSNGAGKTTTTRAIAGIVEPMGGSIRYRGDEIGGEDPHEIVERGIVQVPEDRDLFTGLSVRENLLLGAQTDDAKAERESAIDEAFDLFPRLEERADQRAGTMSGGEQQMLTLARALVGAPDLLVLDEPSTGLAPQLVADMFGTIAEIHDSGLTVLIIEQNVQQTLELADRGYVMENGRITLDGTGDELLDDEGVVEAYLGV from the coding sequence ATGCTTGAGATCGACGACCTCCGAGCGGGCTACGACGGGATCGAGGTGCTCCACGGCGTCGACTTGACCGTCGATGAGGGCGAGATCGTCGCGCTCGTCGGCTCGAACGGCGCGGGCAAGACGACCACGACGCGCGCGATCGCGGGGATCGTCGAGCCGATGGGCGGCTCGATCCGGTACCGTGGTGACGAGATCGGCGGCGAGGACCCACACGAGATCGTCGAGCGCGGGATCGTCCAGGTTCCCGAGGATCGCGACCTCTTTACGGGGCTGAGCGTTCGGGAGAACCTCCTCCTCGGGGCCCAGACCGACGACGCGAAGGCCGAGCGGGAGTCGGCGATCGACGAGGCGTTCGACCTGTTCCCGCGGCTCGAAGAGCGCGCCGATCAGCGCGCCGGGACGATGAGCGGGGGCGAACAGCAGATGCTGACGCTCGCACGCGCTCTGGTCGGTGCGCCGGACCTCCTCGTGCTCGACGAACCTTCGACCGGCCTCGCCCCGCAGCTCGTCGCGGACATGTTCGGGACGATCGCCGAGATCCACGACTCGGGGCTCACAGTATTGATCATCGAACAGAACGTCCAGCAGACGCTCGAACTCGCCGACCGGGGCTACGTGATGGAGAACGGCCGGATCACGCTCGACGGCACCGGCGACGAGCTGCTCGACGACGAGGGCGTCGTCGAGGCGTACCTCGGGGTGTGA
- a CDS encoding MmgE/PrpD family protein: MSDDARHAERTRPNDGATGGGTAEDGTTDDDHTRRLAAWVAELDSEDVPPSVEDRVGLVVADTLGVMIGGASDDAVAGLREAWRERSDDTGDATVLAADSGRASRHRAAFLNATSGTVLELDEGHRFAAGHPAIHVLPALLAEAETRYADREAFLTAFVAGYETAVRVAEAVQPLAEGYHPHGVWGVVGGAAAVSRLRDYDAATTRTALAIAANYAQHTRFAAATAGATVRNSYAGMSNLASLIAADQAQAGFSGLDDGIAAHLAPASAAGVAREHLAADLGDRWTLSEGYFKTHAACRYTHAPLDALDGIDGEPAAEEVEAVVVETYAAAAKLDDPHPRNALAAKFSVPFAVATALRTGSTDAETFTNDAVAPETLALAERVAVRVDEEIDARAPDERGARVTVTLADGTEASAEVRHARGGEADPFEPAELRTKFASLVAPAIGSERTDRLWTAARDPAPPRVLCAMVRGGEHPER, from the coding sequence GTGAGCGACGACGCTCGGCACGCCGAACGCACTCGGCCGAACGACGGGGCAACGGGGGGTGGAACGGCCGAAGACGGAACGACCGACGACGACCATACCCGCCGCCTCGCGGCGTGGGTCGCGGAGCTCGATAGCGAGGACGTCCCGCCGTCGGTCGAGGATCGCGTCGGGCTCGTGGTCGCCGACACCCTCGGCGTGATGATCGGCGGCGCGAGCGACGACGCAGTAGCGGGTCTCCGCGAGGCCTGGCGCGAGCGGTCGGACGACACCGGTGACGCGACGGTCCTCGCCGCCGATTCCGGACGAGCGAGCCGACACCGTGCGGCCTTCCTCAACGCGACGAGCGGCACCGTTCTGGAACTCGACGAGGGGCATCGGTTCGCCGCGGGCCACCCGGCGATCCACGTGCTCCCCGCGCTCCTCGCCGAGGCCGAAACGCGCTACGCCGACCGCGAGGCGTTTCTCACTGCTTTCGTGGCGGGCTACGAGACCGCCGTCAGGGTCGCCGAGGCGGTCCAGCCGCTCGCCGAGGGGTATCATCCACACGGCGTCTGGGGGGTGGTCGGGGGTGCTGCCGCCGTTTCCCGGCTCCGGGATTACGACGCGGCGACGACCCGGACGGCGCTCGCGATCGCCGCCAACTACGCCCAGCACACCCGCTTCGCGGCCGCGACGGCGGGGGCCACGGTCAGGAACTCCTACGCAGGGATGAGCAACCTCGCTTCGCTGATCGCGGCGGATCAGGCGCAGGCAGGCTTTTCGGGGCTCGACGACGGGATCGCCGCCCACCTCGCGCCAGCTAGCGCGGCGGGCGTCGCTCGCGAGCACCTCGCCGCCGACCTCGGCGATCGGTGGACGCTCTCGGAGGGGTATTTCAAGACCCACGCCGCCTGTCGGTACACCCACGCGCCGCTCGACGCGCTCGACGGGATCGACGGGGAGCCGGCGGCCGAGGAGGTAGAGGCGGTGGTCGTCGAGACGTACGCTGCGGCCGCGAAGCTCGACGATCCTCACCCCCGAAACGCGCTCGCGGCGAAGTTCTCGGTGCCGTTCGCGGTCGCGACCGCGCTCCGCACCGGCTCGACCGATGCCGAGACGTTCACGAACGACGCCGTCGCCCCGGAGACGCTCGCGCTCGCCGAGCGCGTGGCGGTCCGGGTCGACGAGGAGATCGACGCGCGAGCGCCCGACGAGCGCGGGGCCCGCGTGACGGTGACGCTCGCCGACGGCACCGAGGCCAGCGCCGAGGTACGACACGCGCGCGGCGGCGAGGCCGACCCGTTCGAGCCGGCGGAGCTACGCACGAAGTTCGCGTCGCTGGTCGCTCCAGCGATCGGCAGCGAGCGAACCGACCGGCTCTGGACGGCGGCCCGCGACCCCGCACCGCCACGGGTGCTCTGTGCGATGGTCCGCGGCGGCGAGCATCCGGAGCGATGA
- a CDS encoding IclR family transcriptional regulator translates to MTEESAATKKRIGATETSFSIAELLRDHDGATITTLAAETGRSKSTVHNHLQTLRESGYVVKDEGTYYLGLGFLDLGNAARKRWNLYEIAKPEMDELVSAVGERAQLMVEEQGQGVYIYQTKAEGGVRTDSHIGATVDLHATAVGKSYLAHLPTDELADLRERLDLGERTDRTLTDWDELEAEFETIRERGYAFNDEERLIGMRAVGAPVLGDDEVLAAVSVSGPTTRMNGEWYREEVPEIVTQAARIIGIRATYP, encoded by the coding sequence ATGACCGAGGAATCGGCCGCTACGAAGAAGCGAATCGGCGCTACCGAAACGTCGTTCTCCATCGCCGAACTGCTTCGGGATCACGACGGAGCGACCATCACGACCCTGGCGGCGGAGACCGGCCGATCGAAGAGCACGGTGCACAATCACCTCCAGACGCTGCGGGAGTCGGGATACGTCGTGAAGGACGAGGGCACCTACTACCTCGGCCTGGGATTCCTCGACCTCGGCAACGCCGCACGGAAGCGGTGGAACCTCTACGAGATCGCCAAGCCCGAGATGGACGAGCTCGTGAGTGCGGTCGGCGAGCGAGCCCAGCTGATGGTCGAGGAGCAAGGGCAGGGGGTCTACATCTATCAGACGAAGGCCGAAGGTGGGGTCCGAACCGACTCACACATCGGTGCGACCGTCGATCTCCACGCCACCGCGGTCGGCAAGTCCTACCTCGCCCACCTCCCGACGGACGAACTGGCCGATCTCCGCGAGCGACTCGATCTCGGCGAGCGAACGGATCGAACGCTCACCGACTGGGACGAGCTCGAAGCGGAGTTCGAGACGATCCGTGAGCGGGGGTACGCGTTCAACGACGAGGAACGGCTGATCGGGATGCGGGCGGTAGGTGCGCCGGTCCTCGGCGACGACGAGGTGCTGGCGGCGGTCAGCGTCTCCGGGCCGACGACGCGCATGAACGGCGAGTGGTACCGCGAGGAGGTTCCCGAGATCGTGACCCAGGCGGCGCGGATCATCGGGATCCGAGCGACGTACCCCTGA
- a CDS encoding FAD-dependent oxidoreductase, with product MSESGQPTLRDDRTETVPASDIEWDVGTNVLIAGGGGTGLVAALAACESDLQVTVLEKTDAVGGNTSLSTGMIPAAGTRHQTEVGIEDTPEDMAADILAKNDGEADESMVTHLCAESADLVHWLVDEWDVSLSLVDDFKYPKHSEYRMHAPPGRNGENLVAELEARIEATENVELLTNAPVTKLVADDGATGVAGVVAGERREEAIEAERVILATDGFAGNKRMVTEWCAEIEEALYFGADGNTGDGIRWGAELGGDLACMDAYQGHATVAYQTGALSTYAVVMNGGIVVNRAGERFGDESAGYSAFAVDVLRQPDNVAYEVFDERIFDRLKGEFDDFDEAVSLGAYHEAESVEALADHLGCDPDATAATVERYNEAVAADEPDETDRTDGVHTLSPPFYGAEVTGALFHTQGGLVVDGHGRVLREDGSPVAGLYAGGGCAVGISGHGPGGYLSGNGLTTALGLGRLAGLHARRSLDAD from the coding sequence ATGAGCGAGTCGGGGCAGCCGACGCTGCGAGACGACCGTACCGAAACCGTTCCCGCGAGCGATATCGAGTGGGACGTGGGCACCAACGTACTGATCGCTGGCGGCGGCGGGACGGGGCTGGTCGCGGCGCTCGCGGCCTGCGAGTCCGATCTCCAAGTGACGGTCCTCGAAAAGACCGACGCGGTCGGCGGGAACACGTCGCTTTCGACCGGGATGATCCCCGCAGCGGGGACGCGCCACCAGACCGAGGTGGGGATCGAGGACACGCCAGAGGATATGGCCGCCGACATCCTCGCGAAGAACGACGGCGAGGCCGACGAGTCGATGGTGACGCACCTCTGTGCCGAGAGCGCGGACCTCGTCCACTGGCTCGTCGACGAGTGGGACGTCTCGCTCTCGCTCGTGGACGACTTCAAGTACCCCAAACACTCGGAGTACCGGATGCACGCTCCGCCCGGCCGCAACGGTGAGAACCTCGTCGCGGAACTCGAAGCCCGGATCGAGGCGACCGAGAACGTCGAACTCCTGACGAACGCACCCGTCACGAAACTCGTCGCCGACGATGGGGCCACGGGCGTCGCGGGCGTCGTGGCTGGTGAGCGCCGCGAGGAGGCCATCGAGGCCGAGCGCGTGATCCTCGCGACCGACGGGTTCGCCGGCAACAAGCGGATGGTCACCGAGTGGTGTGCGGAGATCGAGGAGGCGCTCTACTTCGGGGCCGACGGCAACACGGGCGACGGGATCCGGTGGGGGGCCGAGCTCGGCGGCGATCTTGCCTGTATGGACGCCTACCAGGGTCACGCGACCGTTGCCTACCAGACCGGAGCACTCTCGACGTACGCCGTGGTCATGAACGGCGGGATCGTGGTGAACAGGGCGGGCGAACGGTTCGGCGACGAGTCGGCGGGCTACTCGGCGTTCGCAGTCGACGTGCTCCGCCAGCCCGACAACGTCGCCTACGAGGTCTTCGACGAGCGCATCTTCGACCGTCTAAAGGGCGAGTTCGACGACTTCGACGAGGCCGTGTCGCTGGGAGCGTACCACGAAGCCGAGTCGGTCGAGGCCCTGGCCGACCATCTCGGTTGCGATCCCGACGCCACGGCGGCGACGGTCGAGCGGTACAACGAGGCGGTCGCGGCGGACGAGCCCGACGAAACCGATCGAACCGACGGCGTCCACACCCTCTCGCCACCCTTTTACGGAGCCGAGGTCACCGGCGCGCTGTTCCACACCCAGGGCGGGCTCGTCGTGGACGGACATGGGAGAGTGCTCCGCGAGGACGGCTCGCCGGTCGCGGGGCTGTACGCCGGCGGCGGCTGTGCGGTCGGGATCAGCGGCCACGGGCCTGGTGGGTATCTCAGCGGGAACGGACTGACCACGGCGCTCGGTCTCGGGCGTCTCGCTGGGCTCCACGCACGCCGATCGCTCGACGCGGACTGA
- a CDS encoding nuclear transport factor 2 family protein, translated as MSDTPAPRPVVEAFFDRMADDRRRTVAELFVPDPTITLPGVTFTGENAVEEFLDHLAPRYERATRTFDRWIESGSTVVSIGTLSGVDNRSEAFEGVRYVDVYEVVDGGIERLDIWNDLLVAGVVDS; from the coding sequence ATGAGCGACACACCAGCCCCGCGTCCCGTCGTCGAGGCGTTCTTCGATCGAATGGCCGACGATCGCCGACGGACCGTCGCCGAGCTGTTCGTTCCCGACCCGACGATCACGCTGCCCGGCGTGACGTTCACCGGCGAGAACGCCGTCGAGGAGTTCCTCGATCACCTCGCCCCACGCTACGAGCGGGCGACCAGGACGTTCGACCGCTGGATCGAGTCGGGGTCCACAGTCGTGAGCATCGGGACGCTCTCGGGCGTCGACAACCGTAGCGAGGCGTTCGAAGGAGTTCGCTACGTCGATGTCTACGAGGTCGTGGACGGCGGTATCGAGCGCCTCGACATCTGGAACGACCTCCTCGTGGCGGGGGTCGTCGATTCGTGA
- a CDS encoding ABC transporter substrate-binding protein has translation MRRSNKPPASADRRRFIKYAGAAGVAGLAGLAGCSSDDAGGGGENGSGGGGDGGGQATTGDDGGEETTGSEGTASGEEATGGGGNESEGGTTSGSAGGSAEEVLIGSNHPLSGSLASTGVGMHNAIKLAAKRKNEAGGIESLGGAQVRVLEGDNQGQQELGGQVTQELIDEGAKVVSGCFASPVTTAATQVAERRQTPFVISVAAATDILRGRGFNYVYRPQPPAREMAKNYADLVPEVIRQNGGEIGTAGLFYVNNSYGQSIQENLKSFLPENGVEVVTETALELGASSANTQVSKLKQADPDTVIATTYVPGGVTLVDAMRNQSYRPPHLTACASATFTDDAAVSDVGEFANGVLDNNYALNPTVDKTQEVREQFNSTYEGSFSASVGMAYTAGEVIIEAIEQAGSTEREAINQSLQSLTYEDHIAAMGPITFQDNGENENALAAVNQVQDGTIQVVYPEEFAGAEPIVESSSN, from the coding sequence ATGCGCAGAAGTAACAAGCCCCCGGCATCGGCGGACAGACGACGGTTCATCAAATACGCTGGCGCGGCCGGCGTCGCGGGGTTGGCGGGCCTCGCCGGCTGCTCCAGCGACGACGCGGGTGGCGGCGGGGAGAACGGCAGCGGCGGTGGCGGCGACGGCGGTGGACAGGCGACCACCGGCGACGACGGTGGCGAGGAAACGACCGGCAGCGAGGGGACGGCGAGTGGTGAAGAGGCCACCGGTGGTGGCGGGAACGAAAGCGAAGGTGGGACGACGAGCGGCTCCGCCGGCGGCAGCGCCGAGGAGGTCCTCATCGGCTCGAACCACCCGCTCTCGGGATCGCTCGCGTCGACGGGCGTCGGGATGCACAACGCGATCAAACTCGCCGCCAAACGGAAGAACGAGGCGGGCGGGATCGAATCGCTCGGCGGCGCACAGGTGCGCGTGCTGGAGGGCGACAACCAGGGCCAACAGGAGCTCGGCGGCCAGGTGACCCAGGAGCTCATCGACGAAGGGGCGAAGGTCGTCTCGGGCTGTTTCGCCTCGCCGGTGACGACGGCGGCGACGCAGGTCGCCGAACGCCGACAGACCCCGTTCGTGATCTCGGTCGCAGCCGCCACCGACATCCTTCGTGGACGTGGATTCAACTACGTCTACCGGCCACAGCCCCCGGCGCGGGAGATGGCGAAGAACTACGCGGACCTCGTTCCCGAGGTCATCCGCCAGAACGGCGGGGAGATCGGCACCGCCGGGCTGTTCTACGTCAACAACAGCTACGGCCAGTCGATCCAGGAGAACCTGAAGAGCTTCCTCCCCGAAAACGGCGTCGAGGTGGTCACGGAGACCGCGCTCGAGCTCGGGGCCTCCAGCGCGAACACGCAGGTCTCGAAGCTCAAACAGGCCGATCCCGACACGGTGATCGCGACCACGTACGTCCCCGGCGGCGTGACGCTGGTGGACGCGATGCGAAATCAGAGCTACCGGCCGCCCCACCTGACGGCGTGTGCGAGCGCGACGTTCACCGACGACGCGGCCGTCAGCGACGTCGGCGAGTTCGCGAACGGTGTCCTCGACAACAACTACGCGCTGAACCCGACGGTCGACAAGACCCAGGAGGTGCGCGAGCAGTTCAACAGCACGTACGAGGGGTCGTTCAGTGCGAGCGTCGGGATGGCGTACACCGCCGGCGAGGTCATCATCGAGGCGATCGAGCAGGCCGGCAGCACCGAGCGCGAGGCGATCAACCAATCGCTCCAGTCGCTCACCTACGAGGACCACATCGCCGCGATGGGCCCGATCACGTTCCAGGACAACGGCGAGAACGAGAACGCCCTCGCCGCGGTCAACCAGGTCCAGGACGGCACGATCCAGGTCGTCTACCCCGAGGAGTTCGCGGGGGCGGAGCCGATCGTCGAAAGCTCGTCGAACTGA